A region of Cucumis melo cultivar AY chromosome 2, USDA_Cmelo_AY_1.0, whole genome shotgun sequence DNA encodes the following proteins:
- the LOC107991099 gene encoding uncharacterized protein LOC107991099 isoform X2, with protein MDNVTCDILSQAIGGNDPPGRIQGVGQYVTPSKYFHTAREKRKKVGKEEDYAEERARMATRILELEVELMKHKRVPEVATKGETDESKIKSQTASKSIDTSDDANDHDTKEENRQVLEDLTIEKQDKVGDENKYVCASVETLTKVKDGTSCRLAIGTKDNVVGAGTIFDYDMDGDNVKVSVDMVTDGKMKSVYQADPRLPSLTLNTKRAPVTLRLLLWELDYIGSKIQIHVPAKVFGYERKCCIYLEALQEFYQMQPISTQCIDAFMFHLYKVM; from the exons ATGGACAACGTAACTTGTGATATACTATCTCAAGCCATCGGAGGGAATGATCCACCAGGAAGGATTCAAGGGGTGGGTCAATACGTCACACCGAGTAAATACTTCCACACTGCAAGAGAAAAACGAAAGAAGGTCGGTAAAGAAGAAGATTATGCTGAAGAGCGAGCGAGAATGGCTACTCGTATCTTAGAACTGGAAGTCGAATTAATGAAGCATAAGAGGGTTCCTGAAGTGGCCACAAAGGGAGAAACTGACGAGAGCAAGATCAAGAGTCAAACGGCTTCTAAAAGCATTGACACATCAGATGATGCAAATGATCATgacacaaaagaagaaaatagacaAGTTCTAGAAGACTTGACAATAGAAAAACAAGATAAG GTTGGTGACGAGAACAAATATGTTTGTGCATCGGTTGAGACTTTGACAAAAGTGAAG GATGGCACTTCTTGTCGACTTGCAATTGGGACTAAGGACAATGTTGTCGGTGCTGGAACTATTTTCGACTACGACATGGACGGTGACAACGTGAAGGTATCAGTGGACATGGTTACCGATGGTAAG ATGAAAAGCGTGTACCAAGCTGATCCGCGATTACCGTCGTTGACACTGAATACAAAGAGAGCACCAGTTACACTACGATTATTACTATGGGAACTTGATTATATTGGgtcaaaaattcaaattcacgTACCTGCTAAAGTTTTTGGGTATGAACGAAAATGTTGCATATACCTCGAGGCACTCCAAGAATTTTATCAAATGCAGCCTATATCAACCCAATGCATTGATGCATTCATGTT TCACCTCTACAAAGTGATGTAA
- the LOC107991099 gene encoding uncharacterized protein LOC107991099 isoform X1 translates to MDNVTCDILSQAIGGNDPPGRIQGVGQYVTPSKYFHTAREKRKKVGKEEDYAEERARMATRILELEVELMKHKRVPEVATKGETDESKIKSQTASKSIDTSDDANDHDTKEENRQVLEDLTIEKQDKVGDENKYVCASVETLTKVKDGTSCRLAIGTKDNVVGAGTIFDYDMDGDNVKVSVDMVTDGKVSVVIRLDEKMKSVYQADPRLPSLTLNTKRAPVTLRLLLWELDYIGSKIQIHVPAKVFGYERKCCIYLEALQEFYQMQPISTQCIDAFMFHLYKVM, encoded by the exons ATGGACAACGTAACTTGTGATATACTATCTCAAGCCATCGGAGGGAATGATCCACCAGGAAGGATTCAAGGGGTGGGTCAATACGTCACACCGAGTAAATACTTCCACACTGCAAGAGAAAAACGAAAGAAGGTCGGTAAAGAAGAAGATTATGCTGAAGAGCGAGCGAGAATGGCTACTCGTATCTTAGAACTGGAAGTCGAATTAATGAAGCATAAGAGGGTTCCTGAAGTGGCCACAAAGGGAGAAACTGACGAGAGCAAGATCAAGAGTCAAACGGCTTCTAAAAGCATTGACACATCAGATGATGCAAATGATCATgacacaaaagaagaaaatagacaAGTTCTAGAAGACTTGACAATAGAAAAACAAGATAAG GTTGGTGACGAGAACAAATATGTTTGTGCATCGGTTGAGACTTTGACAAAAGTGAAG GATGGCACTTCTTGTCGACTTGCAATTGGGACTAAGGACAATGTTGTCGGTGCTGGAACTATTTTCGACTACGACATGGACGGTGACAACGTGAAGGTATCAGTGGACATGGTTACCGATGGTAAGGTATCAGTTGTCATTCGTTTAGACGAGAAG ATGAAAAGCGTGTACCAAGCTGATCCGCGATTACCGTCGTTGACACTGAATACAAAGAGAGCACCAGTTACACTACGATTATTACTATGGGAACTTGATTATATTGGgtcaaaaattcaaattcacgTACCTGCTAAAGTTTTTGGGTATGAACGAAAATGTTGCATATACCTCGAGGCACTCCAAGAATTTTATCAAATGCAGCCTATATCAACCCAATGCATTGATGCATTCATGTT TCACCTCTACAAAGTGATGTAA